A single region of the Salipaludibacillus sp. LMS25 genome encodes:
- a CDS encoding helix-turn-helix transcriptional regulator, which yields MYSELTKNVVNFLEEFLLDDWQLEDYASKVGYSKFHLSRIFKEETGLTISEYIRKRRLATGAMYLLYSDESIIQIAFDLHFQSQEAFTRSFKELYKLPPGKYRKLMRSLRGMEETNMTETIKGWILSGSHPTCYEMKTDGQVFHTGTKSGLLTSKTKVSEEQFGTMMQSFSAGKWKGKRIKVSCFLKTEDVQKCGIWCRVDNNSGDVIQFDNMDNRSIQGTTDWNFYSIVLDVPEESSSIHFGILLTGTGKVWADGFKFDEVDLSVSSTNMLEKNELPLEPLNLGFDER from the coding sequence GTGTATAGCGAATTAACAAAGAACGTAGTAAACTTTTTAGAAGAATTTTTATTAGATGATTGGCAATTAGAGGATTATGCATCTAAAGTAGGTTATTCGAAGTTTCATTTATCACGTATTTTTAAAGAAGAAACTGGATTGACAATAAGTGAATATATTCGAAAACGCAGACTGGCGACTGGAGCAATGTATTTATTATATTCAGATGAATCAATCATTCAAATAGCCTTTGACTTACATTTCCAATCACAAGAAGCATTCACACGTTCTTTTAAGGAACTATATAAATTGCCACCTGGAAAATACCGCAAGTTGATGCGGTCACTAAGAGGAATGGAGGAAACAAATATGACTGAAACAATAAAAGGCTGGATTTTGAGTGGTTCACACCCAACTTGTTATGAAATGAAAACTGATGGGCAAGTATTTCATACGGGTACTAAATCAGGTTTACTGACTTCGAAAACAAAGGTTAGTGAAGAACAATTTGGAACAATGATGCAAAGTTTTTCAGCAGGTAAGTGGAAAGGAAAGCGAATTAAAGTTTCGTGTTTCCTAAAGACAGAGGATGTTCAAAAATGTGGGATTTGGTGTCGAGTAGATAATAATTCAGGTGATGTAATTCAGTTTGATAATATGGATAATCGTTCGATTCAAGGCACAACAGACTGGAATTTTTATTCGATAGTATTAGATGTTCCAGAAGAAAGTTCTTCTATTCACTTTGGTATCCTGTTAACGGGTACAGGGAAAGTGTGGGCAGATGGATTTAAGTTTGATGAAGTAGATTTATCTGTTTCATCAACAAATATGCTTGAAAAGAATGAATTGCCATTAGAGCCTTTAAATTTGGGATTCGATGAAAGATGA
- a CDS encoding uridine kinase, which produces MEKLLHKLANLINKRDNKIIIGISGHGASGKTTFANNLVNLLVNDVNVLNTDPYIITDVRKYTTIDYEYHNENYSYKMTACHPAAHNLLALERDIKMIKEDLDFYTIDTHYLKSTLISSRHHINIVEGMSVAFLNPKLFDLTVYLYTDGETEFIRRGVRDVFERGTDFNYIKQSHEQRRIQYDLFMHTYHKNFDIVIKNSNEEFTLEKCEI; this is translated from the coding sequence GTGGAAAAACTATTACATAAGTTAGCTAATCTAATAAATAAGAGAGATAATAAAATTATAATTGGTATATCAGGGCATGGTGCTTCTGGTAAGACAACTTTTGCAAATAACCTTGTGAATTTATTGGTAAACGATGTGAATGTATTAAATACTGACCCGTATATTATTACTGATGTCAGGAAGTACACGACTATAGATTATGAATATCATAATGAAAATTATTCTTATAAAATGACAGCGTGTCACCCGGCGGCTCATAACTTGTTAGCTTTGGAAAGAGATATAAAGATGATTAAAGAAGATTTAGATTTTTACACAATAGATACCCATTACTTAAAAAGTACTTTAATTTCTTCACGACATCATATTAATATTGTAGAAGGCATGAGTGTTGCATTTCTAAATCCAAAATTGTTTGATTTAACCGTCTATTTATATACTGATGGAGAAACGGAGTTTATAAGAAGAGGGGTACGTGATGTTTTTGAAAGAGGAACAGATTTTAACTATATAAAACAATCTCATGAACAGCGTAGAATTCAATATGACTTATTTATGCACACTTATCATAAGAATTTTGATATAGTTATAAAAAATTCAAATGAAGAGTTTACCTTGGAAAAATGCGAAATATAA
- the rlmD gene encoding 23S rRNA (uracil(1939)-C(5))-methyltransferase RlmD codes for MSKRETPVKKNDILSVTFEDMTHDGAGVAKINGFPLFVKRALPGETADVKVINVKKNYGFARMMTLKKESEARVDPPCPIFKRCGGCQLQHLNYEGQLVYKQKQVKDVLARIGGLGDVLVHPTLGMADPWRYRNKAQVPVGEQDGELVAGFYAERSHQIVDMPNCVIQHEDNDKVVQLVKKLAKDYGIRGYDDQTHKGTLRHVVTRHAKHTDQLMVVLVTKGKELPNKKNVVTALKEALPNLTSVVQNINPKRTNVIFGDKTEVLWGEAVIYDTIGDIKFAISARSFYQVNPDQTKVLYDKALEYAQLTGRETVIDAYCGIGTISLFLAQKAKKVYGVEIVPEAISDAKQNAKLNHIANAEFVVGEAERIMPWWQAQGLKPDVIVVDPPRKGCDEALLEAMTVMKPTRIVYVSCNPATLARDLKYLEERGYTTQEVQPVDMFPQTGHVECVASLVREDI; via the coding sequence ATGAGTAAACGAGAGACACCAGTGAAGAAAAATGATATTCTTAGTGTCACATTTGAAGATATGACACACGACGGCGCAGGAGTAGCTAAAATAAATGGATTTCCGTTGTTTGTTAAGCGGGCGTTGCCTGGTGAAACAGCGGACGTGAAAGTAATCAATGTTAAGAAAAACTACGGGTTCGCTCGCATGATGACATTGAAGAAAGAAAGTGAGGCACGAGTAGACCCGCCCTGTCCAATTTTTAAACGATGTGGCGGATGTCAGCTCCAACATTTAAACTACGAAGGTCAGTTAGTCTATAAACAAAAGCAGGTGAAAGATGTACTAGCACGGATTGGTGGTCTAGGGGATGTCTTAGTCCACCCGACACTTGGAATGGCAGATCCGTGGCGCTATCGAAATAAAGCACAAGTACCGGTTGGAGAACAAGATGGCGAGCTCGTAGCAGGCTTCTATGCGGAACGAAGTCACCAAATTGTCGATATGCCGAACTGCGTCATCCAGCATGAGGACAATGATAAAGTCGTTCAGCTTGTGAAAAAATTAGCGAAGGACTACGGTATTCGAGGCTATGACGATCAGACGCACAAGGGCACATTACGCCATGTGGTGACTCGCCATGCCAAACATACCGATCAGCTCATGGTAGTGCTCGTAACAAAAGGGAAAGAGCTACCGAACAAGAAAAACGTCGTCACAGCATTGAAAGAGGCGCTTCCTAATTTAACCTCGGTCGTGCAAAATATTAACCCGAAGCGGACGAACGTGATTTTTGGTGATAAAACAGAGGTGCTCTGGGGAGAAGCCGTGATTTATGATACGATTGGCGATATTAAATTCGCCATCTCTGCCCGCTCCTTTTATCAAGTAAATCCTGACCAAACGAAAGTCCTTTATGATAAAGCGCTAGAATACGCCCAACTCACTGGACGTGAAACGGTGATCGATGCGTATTGCGGCATTGGTACGATCAGTCTGTTTTTAGCGCAAAAAGCGAAGAAAGTGTACGGTGTGGAAATCGTTCCTGAAGCCATATCTGATGCTAAGCAAAACGCCAAACTCAATCATATTGCTAATGCTGAGTTTGTAGTAGGAGAAGCGGAACGAATAATGCCATGGTGGCAAGCGCAAGGCCTTAAGCCGGATGTTATCGTCGTAGACCCTCCGCGAAAAGGCTGTGACGAAGCCCTATTAGAAGCCATGACCGTTATGAAACCGACACGCATCGTCTACGTCTCCTGTAACCCGGCCACATTAGCCCGTGACCTAAAGTACCTCGAAGAACGGGGCTACACAACGCAAGAAGTCCAGCCAGTGGACATGTTTCCGCAGACGGGGCATGTGGAGTGTGTGGCGTCACTTGTGAGAGAAGATATATAA
- the deoC gene encoding deoxyribose-phosphate aldolase: MSQSLASLIDHTQLKANTQEEKIISLCEEAKTYQFASVCVNPVWVKKAAELLANSGVDVCTVIGFPLGASTPETKAFETKNAIENGATEVDMVMNIGALKDGNEALVEADMRAVVETAKGKALTKVILETCLLTDDEKVRACELAVKAGLDFVKTSTGFSTGNATVEDVALMRKTVGDKAGVKASGGVRNLEDAQAMVQAGASRIGASAGVKIVKGEQADSDY, encoded by the coding sequence ATGAGTCAATCACTTGCATCACTCATCGACCACACCCAATTAAAAGCTAACACACAAGAGGAGAAAATTATTTCTTTGTGTGAGGAAGCCAAGACATATCAGTTTGCGTCAGTTTGTGTCAATCCTGTTTGGGTAAAAAAGGCAGCTGAGCTACTGGCTAATAGCGGTGTGGATGTATGTACAGTCATTGGTTTCCCCCTTGGAGCAAGTACCCCTGAAACGAAAGCATTCGAAACAAAAAACGCCATAGAAAATGGAGCCACTGAAGTGGACATGGTCATGAATATCGGCGCATTAAAGGACGGTAACGAGGCGTTAGTTGAAGCGGATATGCGGGCTGTTGTTGAAACAGCAAAAGGAAAGGCTCTAACGAAGGTCATTCTTGAAACATGTCTACTGACAGATGACGAAAAAGTACGTGCGTGCGAATTAGCGGTAAAAGCAGGGCTTGATTTCGTCAAAACGTCAACAGGCTTCTCCACAGGTAACGCAACCGTGGAAGATGTGGCGTTAATGCGTAAAACAGTGGGAGACAAAGCCGGCGTTAAAGCGTCGGGTGGCGTTCGCAACCTAGAGGACGCGCAGGCGATGGTACAAGCAGGAGCTAGTCGTATTGGCGCGAGCGCCGGTGTGAAAATTGTAAAAGGTGAACAGGCTGATAGCGACTATTAA
- a CDS encoding LysR family transcriptional regulator, with protein sequence MELRHLITFKTIVETGGFKKAADKLGYAQSSITTHIKGLEKELGQPLFDRLGKTITLTQAGHHFYPYALDIITLYDKSKQVLNEGETPWGDLTLGVSESLMIYWLPDLIKQFMERFPNVNIVLKSLNYEDLTAQLKQGEIEAAILVESPDWRPHTLTIKELKRDRLDLIYSPNISARALKTMLVTEYSCSWRPYVNTYLKQTNNDNMKKLELPSIEAIKQGVICGLGKAMLPKFVVEKEIESGEFIKEPVGKLNQEIAIMTAIHTDKWIGPNLQAFLSLLYDR encoded by the coding sequence ATGGAATTACGGCACCTCATTACCTTTAAAACGATCGTTGAAACAGGGGGATTTAAAAAAGCAGCAGACAAATTAGGTTATGCCCAATCATCTATAACAACGCACATCAAAGGGCTAGAAAAAGAACTAGGCCAACCGCTATTCGATCGTCTCGGGAAAACAATCACGTTGACGCAAGCAGGACACCATTTTTACCCTTATGCCCTTGACATTATCACTCTGTATGACAAGTCCAAACAGGTACTAAACGAGGGAGAAACACCATGGGGAGATTTAACATTAGGTGTCAGTGAGTCATTAATGATTTATTGGTTACCTGATCTTATTAAACAGTTCATGGAGCGTTTCCCAAACGTTAACATCGTGCTTAAATCGTTGAATTATGAAGACTTAACAGCTCAATTGAAACAAGGTGAGATAGAAGCAGCTATTCTAGTAGAATCGCCGGACTGGCGCCCACATACACTTACTATTAAAGAACTAAAACGTGATCGCTTAGACCTTATTTATTCGCCAAACATCTCAGCTCGTGCTCTAAAGACAATGCTTGTCACGGAGTATTCGTGTAGCTGGCGGCCGTATGTGAATACTTACTTAAAGCAAACAAATAATGACAATATGAAAAAACTTGAATTACCGAGTATAGAAGCGATAAAACAAGGCGTGATTTGCGGATTAGGAAAAGCGATGCTGCCAAAGTTTGTCGTAGAAAAAGAAATAGAAAGTGGGGAATTCATCAAAGAGCCAGTTGGAAAGCTTAATCAAGAGATCGCAATCATGACAGCAATTCACACAGACAAATGGATCGGTCCAAATTTACAGGCTTTTTTAAGTCTTCTTTATGACAGATAA
- the lepB gene encoding signal peptidase I yields MTRVVSEVISWSKALLFAITLSIILSVFVIQPFSVMGSSMEPTLDGKDPNEANESGDRVMVLKTSYAFGEEPKYNDIVIIDSRISEKRTIEDSLLESPIVRKVLNSNYNETNYWIKRVIGEPGDLLEYIDGKVHRNGKALEEDYIKEGMLFPFDTIVVPKNHVFVMGDNRNGSHDSRNIGPIPTENVLGKVLFKY; encoded by the coding sequence TTGACTAGAGTCGTTTCAGAAGTTATTAGTTGGAGTAAAGCTCTTTTGTTTGCAATAACGTTATCGATCATATTAAGTGTATTTGTTATTCAGCCTTTTTCAGTAATGGGTAGTTCAATGGAGCCAACGCTAGATGGAAAAGATCCGAACGAAGCTAATGAAAGTGGAGACCGTGTCATGGTATTAAAAACCAGCTACGCGTTTGGTGAAGAGCCAAAGTATAATGATATTGTGATTATTGATAGTCGTATAAGCGAAAAAAGAACGATAGAGGACAGCTTATTAGAGAGTCCCATTGTCAGGAAGGTTTTGAACAGCAATTATAATGAAACAAATTATTGGATTAAAAGAGTGATAGGAGAACCTGGTGATCTATTAGAGTACATAGATGGCAAAGTTCATCGTAACGGAAAGGCATTAGAAGAGGACTACATAAAGGAAGGCATGCTGTTTCCTTTTGATACAATTGTAGTGCCAAAAAATCATGTTTTCGTCATGGGTGATAATAGAAATGGTAGTCATGACAGTAGAAATATAGGCCCTATTCCAACTGAAAATGTGTTAGGGAAAGTTTTGTTTAAATACTAA
- a CDS encoding SEC-C metal-binding domain-containing protein — protein sequence MATIKRNAPCPCGSGKKYKKCCLLKVQTAPAFSHHDRKAFNDLLPRIFDYSKQFDEALQPVYEKYVGGFAILPEKDAKVFSQLMFHWLLFSYPLLDGNKTVLASYIETYTHTYPESFQRFLQKWETLTPAFYNVTYADKKTMVIEHAFNKDALTLEKTPASADLHENDSVIGYLYPAPDGHALGNDALGVPPNLAEDFLNMWPTMTRALKNHSDDATLFDRHFPEVLHAIAVFVAKGDALHNENKLGENSQAVLTLLHDNLDWQHVSYLAFLETKARWITYALGEKPRIQKPETYAAALHYWLGKHLQTDAALSQKAVADLYGVSSGTVGTRYKNLAERL from the coding sequence ATGGCAACTATTAAACGTAATGCCCCGTGTCCGTGTGGCAGCGGTAAAAAATATAAGAAATGCTGTTTACTAAAGGTACAAACAGCTCCCGCTTTCTCTCATCATGACCGAAAAGCATTTAATGACCTTTTACCACGAATTTTTGATTATAGTAAACAATTCGATGAGGCGCTTCAGCCCGTCTATGAAAAATATGTGGGAGGCTTCGCTATTCTACCGGAGAAAGATGCAAAAGTTTTCTCACAACTCATGTTTCACTGGCTACTTTTTAGCTACCCTTTACTTGATGGTAATAAAACCGTACTAGCCAGTTATATTGAGACTTACACTCATACTTATCCAGAGAGCTTTCAGCGTTTTTTGCAGAAGTGGGAGACGTTAACGCCTGCTTTTTATAATGTGACATATGCTGACAAGAAAACGATGGTTATTGAGCATGCGTTTAATAAAGACGCTTTAACTTTAGAAAAAACACCGGCTTCTGCGGATTTACATGAAAATGATTCTGTCATTGGCTACTTATATCCAGCTCCTGACGGTCATGCACTGGGCAATGACGCTCTTGGTGTACCTCCTAATTTAGCGGAAGATTTCCTTAACATGTGGCCGACTATGACACGTGCTTTAAAGAATCATAGTGATGATGCCACTCTATTTGATCGCCACTTCCCTGAAGTCCTTCATGCAATCGCCGTCTTTGTAGCAAAAGGCGACGCACTACACAATGAAAACAAGTTGGGGGAAAATAGCCAAGCTGTCTTGACATTATTGCACGATAATCTCGATTGGCAACACGTGTCTTACCTGGCTTTTCTAGAGACAAAAGCCCGTTGGATAACTTATGCACTAGGAGAAAAACCGCGTATTCAAAAGCCTGAAACGTATGCGGCTGCCTTACATTATTGGCTCGGTAAACACCTTCAGACTGACGCAGCGCTTTCACAAAAAGCTGTAGCAGATTTATATGGTGTCTCATCTGGCACAGTGGGCACACGCTACAAAAACTTAGCCGAACGACTCTAG
- a CDS encoding flavodoxin family protein, with protein sequence MKIMLLLGSSRKEGNSEQLAKEVLKDVPHTHVFLHDKLIYPIRDKRHSMSGFTTVDDDYEELLQHFLAHDIVIFATPLYWFGMSGQMKTFFDRWSQYLRHERFDLKGKLAEKKAYVIITGNKPDPKVSALPLIMQFNAIFQYAEVTFEDYLIGTGNKPGEIFTDAEALQKARLWNSQFRSLKL encoded by the coding sequence ATGAAAATCATGTTGTTATTAGGAAGCTCAAGAAAAGAGGGCAATAGTGAGCAATTAGCGAAAGAAGTGTTAAAAGATGTTCCCCATACGCATGTGTTTTTGCACGATAAATTAATATACCCGATTAGAGATAAACGCCATTCAATGAGTGGTTTTACCACTGTAGACGATGATTATGAGGAGCTGTTGCAACATTTTTTAGCACATGACATCGTTATTTTTGCCACGCCATTGTATTGGTTTGGCATGTCTGGACAAATGAAAACTTTTTTCGACCGGTGGAGCCAGTACTTAAGACATGAACGTTTTGATCTTAAAGGAAAATTAGCTGAGAAAAAAGCGTATGTGATTATTACTGGTAACAAACCAGACCCAAAGGTATCAGCCCTCCCACTTATCATGCAGTTCAATGCTATTTTTCAATACGCTGAGGTGACTTTTGAAGATTATCTCATTGGGACCGGAAACAAACCTGGTGAAATTTTCACAGATGCGGAGGCTCTTCAAAAAGCTCGATTATGGAATTCACAATTTCGTAGCTTAAAACTGTAG
- a CDS encoding NupC/NupG family nucleoside CNT transporter codes for MTILWGLLGMTVVLGIAYLLSSDRKAINLRTIIGGLAIQLLFAFIVLYSETGRWILEQFTGLVNQVIGFAGEGINFLFGGLFEVEGVGAIFAFEVLPVVIFFSSLISVLYYLGIMQKIINSIGGALAKLLGTSRPESLSAAANIFVGQTEAPLVVKPFLPQMTRSELFAVMTGGLASVAGSVLIGYSLLGIPLEYLLAASFMAAPSGLVLAKIMLPETDPQATSDEREFQMDEDQESYNVIDAAARGASTGLQLALNIGAMLLAFIALIALLNGILGGVENVINGSVNYMLSLFGSDSSINIQGLTLENIFGILFSPLAFAIGVPWSEAFQAGSFIGQKLILNEFVAYAAFAPEIASLDPKTVLVVSFALCGFANVSSLGILLGGLGKLAPSRRGDIAQLGLKAVMAGMLASLLNASIAGMFF; via the coding sequence ATGACTATTTTATGGGGATTACTTGGAATGACAGTTGTACTTGGAATCGCTTATCTACTCTCTAGTGATCGAAAAGCAATTAATTTACGCACAATTATCGGAGGTTTAGCGATTCAATTATTGTTTGCTTTTATCGTCCTTTATTCTGAAACAGGAAGATGGATACTTGAACAATTTACCGGTCTCGTGAATCAAGTTATAGGCTTTGCGGGAGAGGGAATTAATTTTTTATTTGGCGGTTTGTTCGAAGTTGAAGGAGTTGGAGCAATATTTGCTTTTGAAGTTTTGCCGGTTGTCATTTTTTTCTCATCACTCATTTCTGTTTTATATTATTTAGGGATCATGCAAAAAATAATTAATAGTATTGGAGGGGCCCTAGCAAAATTGCTCGGGACAAGCCGACCGGAATCTTTGTCGGCAGCGGCTAATATTTTTGTGGGGCAGACGGAAGCCCCACTTGTGGTGAAACCATTCTTACCACAGATGACGCGTTCAGAGCTATTTGCTGTTATGACAGGCGGTTTAGCTTCTGTAGCTGGATCTGTCCTTATCGGCTACTCGCTTTTAGGAATTCCGTTGGAGTATTTGTTGGCGGCGAGCTTTATGGCTGCTCCCTCAGGCTTAGTGTTAGCGAAGATTATGTTGCCGGAAACTGATCCACAAGCCACGTCTGATGAGCGAGAGTTTCAGATGGATGAAGATCAGGAATCATACAACGTGATCGATGCAGCGGCTCGAGGCGCAAGCACAGGTTTACAGCTAGCGTTAAATATCGGTGCGATGTTACTCGCCTTTATTGCCCTTATTGCCTTACTTAATGGTATACTTGGAGGCGTAGAAAATGTCATCAATGGTTCTGTAAACTATATGTTAAGCCTGTTCGGTTCAGACTCGTCTATAAACATTCAAGGTCTGACATTAGAAAATATATTCGGTATTTTATTTTCACCTTTAGCATTTGCTATCGGTGTACCGTGGTCAGAAGCGTTCCAAGCTGGGTCTTTTATTGGACAGAAATTGATCTTAAATGAATTTGTCGCTTATGCAGCCTTTGCCCCTGAGATTGCCAGCTTAGATCCGAAAACGGTTCTCGTAGTCAGCTTTGCGTTATGTGGCTTTGCGAATGTCTCTTCACTCGGTATTTTGCTTGGGGGATTAGGGAAATTGGCACCGAGCCGTCGTGGCGATATCGCACAACTTGGTCTAAAAGCCGTAATGGCAGGCATGCTCGCGTCGTTATTAAACGCCTCGATTGCGGGAATGTTTTTCTAG
- a CDS encoding DUF4328 domain-containing protein codes for MRSTLTGRLLNYLLISMIVVLLFQTGLFVIIMVNPSILVGYEWLFQLSVIAYFFLIIAILVMYVIWMYKVHKDIHDLNAYYPVSASMSLLLLIIPIVNLFGIGRIHNQIAKFYHRQSSTAHLHKPIVIHLIFWYILILMMHQVTRYIDGNPVTFDMYIFQNIGYLVVNVLILRGYKFINTGLITLFHIVSKEGKQVIKKNEGLS; via the coding sequence TTGCGTTCTACATTAACAGGTCGATTGTTAAACTATTTATTAATTAGTATGATCGTTGTTTTATTATTCCAAACAGGGTTATTTGTCATTATAATGGTGAATCCCAGTATATTAGTAGGTTATGAGTGGCTTTTCCAACTCAGTGTAATCGCGTATTTTTTCTTAATCATAGCCATTTTAGTGATGTATGTTATCTGGATGTATAAGGTTCATAAAGATATTCATGATTTAAACGCCTATTATCCAGTTTCAGCGAGTATGTCACTCTTGCTCTTAATTATTCCCATCGTCAATTTATTTGGGATAGGCAGGATTCACAATCAAATTGCAAAATTTTACCACAGGCAATCTTCTACTGCTCATTTGCATAAACCGATTGTCATACATTTGATTTTTTGGTATATCCTGATTTTGATGATGCACCAAGTAACACGGTATATTGACGGGAATCCAGTCACATTTGATATGTATATTTTTCAGAATATCGGCTATTTAGTAGTGAATGTTCTAATATTAAGAGGCTATAAGTTCATAAATACTGGTCTTATCACCCTTTTCCATATTGTATCAAAAGAAGGAAAACAGGTGATTAAAAAAAATGAAGGATTATCCTAA